The following are encoded together in the Myxococcus guangdongensis genome:
- a CDS encoding FMN-binding negative transcriptional regulator, whose translation MYIPRHFEERDAERLLSLMTRHAFAVMVTMGEDGAPIATHLPLLVERDAAGALRLLAHMALPNPQWRTFPAERDALVIFQGPHAYVSPTWYTTGSQVPTWNYATVHAYGRPRILESRDEVLRILRDTAARYESGNAQPWTMEQSQEYVNRLLGGIVAFELRVTRLEGKFKLSQNKGEADRKAVISALEQSPFPGDGELAALMRSREEPG comes from the coding sequence ATGTACATCCCCCGCCACTTCGAGGAACGGGACGCGGAGCGTCTCCTGTCGCTGATGACGCGGCACGCCTTCGCCGTGATGGTGACGATGGGCGAGGACGGCGCACCCATCGCCACGCACCTGCCATTGCTCGTCGAGCGGGACGCGGCGGGTGCGCTGCGATTGCTCGCGCACATGGCGTTGCCGAACCCGCAGTGGCGCACGTTCCCCGCCGAGCGCGACGCGCTGGTCATCTTCCAGGGGCCGCATGCCTACGTGTCCCCCACCTGGTACACGACGGGCTCTCAGGTCCCCACGTGGAACTACGCCACGGTGCACGCGTACGGTCGGCCGCGCATCCTCGAGTCGCGTGACGAGGTGCTGCGCATCCTGCGAGACACGGCGGCGCGCTACGAGTCCGGCAACGCCCAGCCGTGGACGATGGAGCAATCCCAGGAGTACGTGAACCGGCTGCTCGGCGGCATCGTCGCGTTCGAGCTCCGGGTGACGCGGCTGGAGGGCAAGTTCAAGCTCAGCCAGAACAAGGGCGAGGCGGACCGCAAGGCCGTCATCTCGGCGCTGGAGCAGAGCCCGTTCCCAGGGGACGGCGAGCTGGCGGCGCTGATGCGCTCACGCGAGGAGCCTGGATAG
- a CDS encoding helix-turn-helix domain-containing protein, which translates to MHLGATLRLLRVDAGLSLRDLARRIGVSSAYLSRVENGVDAPPTVERLTAIARELDVPPGLLMDVANRVSPYVTEYLEDVPGSGTLFLELARRRLSGAQLARVRDFLDAEFPVRRGPSDAPVPALAPLLAPERMVLQLSCEGWEDVLDVVAGRLAVELPGVDAPRLAESLRRRDITSSCAVGGEVAVPHVFVPGAAPVAALVTLAKGLAVDTPDGRPLRLVVAAVDGELGRVRLVRMAHVARLAARGLSARLSEARQPAQVLSVLEELEALR; encoded by the coding sequence ATGCACCTGGGTGCGACGCTGCGGCTGTTGCGGGTGGACGCGGGCCTGTCCCTGAGGGACCTGGCCCGGCGCATCGGTGTGTCGAGCGCGTACCTCAGCCGGGTGGAGAATGGCGTGGACGCGCCGCCCACGGTGGAGCGGCTCACGGCGATTGCCCGGGAGCTGGACGTGCCTCCCGGGTTGTTGATGGACGTGGCCAACCGGGTCAGCCCCTACGTGACGGAGTACCTGGAGGACGTGCCGGGCTCCGGGACGCTCTTCCTGGAGCTGGCGCGGCGCCGGCTGTCGGGGGCGCAGCTGGCCCGGGTGCGCGACTTCCTGGACGCGGAGTTCCCGGTGCGCCGGGGGCCCTCGGACGCGCCGGTGCCGGCGCTGGCGCCGCTGCTGGCGCCCGAGCGGATGGTGCTCCAGCTGTCCTGCGAGGGGTGGGAGGACGTGCTGGACGTGGTGGCGGGGCGGCTGGCGGTGGAGCTGCCCGGCGTGGACGCGCCGCGCCTGGCGGAGAGCCTGCGCCGGCGGGACATCACGTCCTCGTGCGCGGTGGGCGGCGAGGTGGCCGTGCCCCACGTCTTCGTGCCGGGCGCGGCCCCCGTGGCGGCCCTGGTGACGCTGGCCAAGGGGCTGGCGGTGGACACGCCCGATGGCCGTCCGCTGCGGCTGGTGGTGGCGGCGGTGGATGGTGAACTGGGGCGCGTGCGGCTGGTGCGCATGGCGCATGTGGCCCGGCTGGCCGCGCGAGGGCTGTCCGCGCGGCTGAGCGAGGCGCGCCAGCCCGCGCAGGTGCTCTCCGTCCTGGAGGAGCTGGAGGCGCTTCGCTGA
- a CDS encoding GNAT family N-acetyltransferase produces the protein MTDAELNDRLRANVIAFKHLQRERGMLRHFGAPGLDAFCLPAYPAESHFQQAYFQTPQALAEGLPALEDFYRRQGIQGWRVAVLPGQDEGARLLGAHGYRPDNRLPGMGLALADIPDEPPTFPLVETDSQEEMVALNVRVWGKWDDILSVWNQPPRLPVRTLVAREEGRALACGFSLDVDDTAGVYMVVTLPEARGRGLAAEVMRGLLSGARARGMAASVLQATEQGRGVYRKLGYRELGDWVNWARRAED, from the coding sequence ATGACCGATGCCGAACTGAACGACCGCCTGCGCGCCAACGTCATCGCCTTCAAACACCTGCAACGGGAGCGGGGCATGCTGCGCCACTTCGGCGCCCCGGGCCTGGACGCCTTCTGCCTGCCGGCGTACCCCGCCGAGTCCCACTTCCAGCAGGCCTACTTCCAGACGCCCCAGGCGCTCGCCGAGGGACTGCCCGCCCTGGAGGACTTCTACCGGCGCCAGGGCATCCAGGGCTGGCGCGTGGCGGTGCTGCCCGGCCAGGACGAAGGGGCGCGGCTGCTGGGCGCGCACGGCTATCGCCCCGACAACCGGCTGCCCGGCATGGGGCTGGCGCTGGCGGACATCCCGGACGAGCCCCCCACCTTCCCGCTCGTGGAGACCGACTCCCAGGAGGAGATGGTGGCGCTCAACGTCCGCGTCTGGGGCAAGTGGGACGACATCCTCTCCGTGTGGAACCAGCCGCCCCGGCTGCCCGTGCGCACCCTGGTGGCGCGCGAGGAGGGCCGCGCCCTGGCGTGCGGCTTCAGCCTGGACGTGGACGACACCGCGGGCGTGTACATGGTCGTCACGCTGCCGGAGGCGCGGGGCCGGGGGCTGGCCGCGGAGGTGATGAGGGGCCTCTTGTCCGGCGCCCGCGCCCGGGGCATGGCGGCCTCCGTGCTCCAGGCCACCGAGCAGGGCCGGGGCGTGTACCGCAAGCTCGGCTACCGCGAGCTGGGGGACTGGGTGAACTGGGCGCGCCGCGCGGAGGATTAG
- a CDS encoding TIGR02265 family protein produces MYVSLDVSGGGAAWELEQRRLAATEDDQARGMFFRGALHVIAFLGGEGAVARCKGVAGVWEINPFQLYSVSRYLRMVSTAARLLAPRQGGFDEVLERMGAQATVDFLASMFGRELLAEAAGSPRLLLESLGDAYRMAVSYGERYPVWTGERSARFIMRRDFMPAAYHEGVLRGALEAVGARDVCVSGRQVALLDSEFELTWR; encoded by the coding sequence ATGTACGTGAGCTTGGATGTGAGCGGTGGTGGCGCGGCGTGGGAGCTGGAGCAGCGTCGACTGGCCGCGACCGAGGACGACCAGGCGCGCGGGATGTTCTTCCGGGGCGCGCTGCACGTCATCGCGTTCCTGGGCGGCGAGGGCGCCGTCGCGCGGTGCAAGGGCGTGGCGGGCGTGTGGGAAATCAACCCGTTCCAGCTCTACTCGGTGTCGCGCTACCTGCGCATGGTGTCCACGGCGGCGCGGCTGTTGGCGCCCCGGCAGGGCGGCTTCGACGAGGTGCTCGAGCGCATGGGCGCGCAGGCCACGGTGGACTTCCTGGCGTCGATGTTCGGCCGGGAGCTCCTGGCGGAGGCCGCGGGCAGCCCCCGGCTGCTGCTCGAGTCCTTGGGTGACGCGTACCGCATGGCGGTGAGCTACGGGGAGCGCTACCCGGTGTGGACGGGGGAGCGCAGCGCGCGCTTCATCATGCGCCGCGACTTCATGCCCGCCGCGTACCACGAGGGCGTGCTGCGGGGCGCGCTGGAGGCGGTGGGCGCCCGCGACGTGTGCGTGAGCGGGCGGCAGGTGGCCCTGCTCGACAGCGAGTTCGAGCTGACCTGGCGGTAG
- the gyrB gene encoding DNA topoisomerase (ATP-hydrolyzing) subunit B, giving the protein MEKTPATGAAVAPPPVEYGTDSITKLEGLEAVRKRPGMYIGDTMTYGLHKLVYEVVDNAVDEALAGHCTDIEVVIHVDGSLSVLDNGRGIPVGPHPDPKFKGKDTLEVVLTELHAGSKFGNGAYKVSGGLHGVGVTCVNFLSEWFKVRVLRAGKVFEQLYARGVPQSSPQEVGTTDKRGTFIAFKPDNTVMETVDFNFETLSQRLRELAFLNAGLHISIRDERTNKEHDFKFDGGISSFVEFLNKSKQVLHEKPISFKVEKEGVSLELAMQWNDGYDERVFTFANNINTHEGGSHLSGFKAGLTRTLNSYAEKGSLWKDLKETPTGEDAREGLSAVISVKLSNPQFEGQTKTKLGNSEVKGLVEQMVNDQLATFLEETPMIGKKIIAKIGDACRARLAARKARETVRRKGVLDGGGLPGKLADCQSRDPHESELYIVEGDSAGGSAKQGRDRRNQAILPLRGKILNVEKARFEKMLTSAEIVTLITALGTGIGPEDYNPEKARYHRIILMTDADVDGSHIRTLLLTFFFRQMPELLQKGYLYIAQPPLYKVTRNKKDKYVKDQRALDEYLLGIATEHGRVLTPSGEVGGADLKALLEKVITYEERLEKQAKRRDARVVDAVVQGSRLTSEMLADDAALAAAVKGAYAEFERRMPDVLGRVSHEVETDTENGTKKLVFRTDVNGAMRPTVFDHAFLSSPEYVELVALRDAFKSLGDAPYKVKVDAGTVTAYSVQEVHAALRKDAQKGLGLQRYKGLGEMNPEQLWDTTMNPITRTLLQVRVEDAVESDEIFSLLMGEAVEPRREFIERNALDVQNLDI; this is encoded by the coding sequence ATGGAAAAGACCCCCGCTACTGGCGCCGCGGTCGCTCCGCCGCCCGTGGAGTATGGGACCGATAGCATCACCAAGCTCGAGGGCCTGGAGGCCGTTCGCAAGCGCCCTGGCATGTACATCGGCGACACGATGACCTACGGGCTCCACAAGCTCGTGTACGAGGTCGTCGACAACGCCGTGGACGAGGCGCTCGCGGGCCACTGCACGGACATCGAGGTCGTCATCCACGTGGACGGCTCGCTGAGCGTCCTGGACAACGGGCGCGGCATCCCCGTCGGTCCGCACCCGGACCCGAAGTTCAAGGGCAAGGACACGCTGGAGGTCGTCCTCACGGAGCTTCACGCCGGCAGCAAGTTCGGTAACGGGGCCTACAAGGTCTCCGGCGGACTGCACGGCGTGGGCGTCACGTGCGTGAACTTCCTCTCGGAGTGGTTCAAGGTCCGCGTCCTGCGCGCCGGCAAGGTGTTCGAGCAGCTGTACGCCCGCGGCGTCCCCCAGTCGTCGCCGCAGGAGGTGGGCACCACGGACAAGCGCGGCACCTTCATCGCGTTCAAGCCGGACAACACCGTGATGGAGACGGTGGACTTCAACTTCGAGACGCTCAGCCAGCGTCTGCGGGAGCTGGCGTTCCTCAACGCGGGGCTGCACATCAGCATCCGCGACGAGCGCACGAACAAGGAGCACGACTTCAAGTTCGACGGAGGCATCTCCTCGTTCGTGGAGTTCCTCAACAAGTCGAAGCAGGTGCTCCACGAGAAGCCCATCTCCTTCAAGGTGGAGAAGGAGGGCGTGTCGCTCGAGCTGGCGATGCAGTGGAACGACGGCTACGACGAGCGCGTCTTCACCTTCGCCAACAACATCAACACCCATGAGGGTGGCAGCCACCTGTCCGGCTTCAAGGCGGGCCTGACGCGCACGCTCAACAGCTACGCGGAGAAGGGCAGCCTCTGGAAGGACCTCAAGGAGACGCCCACGGGCGAGGACGCCCGCGAGGGCCTGTCCGCCGTCATCTCCGTGAAGCTGTCCAACCCCCAGTTCGAGGGGCAGACGAAGACGAAGCTGGGCAACAGCGAGGTGAAGGGCCTGGTCGAGCAGATGGTGAACGACCAGCTCGCCACCTTCCTGGAAGAGACGCCGATGATCGGCAAGAAGATCATCGCGAAGATTGGCGACGCCTGCCGGGCCCGGCTCGCGGCGCGCAAGGCGCGTGAGACGGTGCGCCGCAAGGGCGTGCTGGACGGCGGCGGGCTTCCCGGAAAGCTGGCGGACTGTCAGAGCCGCGACCCGCACGAGAGCGAGCTGTACATCGTCGAGGGTGACTCCGCAGGTGGCTCCGCGAAGCAGGGGCGTGACCGGCGCAACCAGGCCATCCTCCCGCTGCGCGGCAAGATCTTGAACGTGGAGAAGGCGCGCTTCGAGAAGATGCTGACGAGCGCCGAAATCGTCACGCTCATCACGGCGCTGGGCACGGGCATCGGTCCGGAGGACTACAACCCGGAGAAGGCGCGCTACCACCGCATCATCCTGATGACGGACGCCGACGTGGACGGCAGCCACATCCGCACGCTGCTGCTCACGTTCTTCTTCCGCCAGATGCCGGAGCTGCTCCAGAAGGGCTACCTCTACATCGCGCAGCCGCCGCTCTACAAAGTCACGCGCAACAAGAAGGACAAGTACGTCAAGGACCAGCGCGCGCTGGACGAGTACCTGCTGGGCATCGCCACGGAGCATGGGCGGGTGCTGACGCCCTCGGGCGAGGTGGGTGGCGCGGACCTGAAGGCGCTGCTCGAGAAGGTGATTACGTACGAGGAGCGGCTGGAGAAGCAGGCGAAGCGGCGCGACGCGCGGGTGGTGGACGCGGTGGTGCAGGGCTCGCGGCTGACGTCGGAGATGCTGGCGGACGACGCGGCGCTGGCAGCGGCGGTGAAGGGCGCGTACGCGGAGTTCGAGCGGCGCATGCCGGACGTGCTGGGCCGGGTGTCGCACGAGGTGGAGACGGACACGGAGAACGGGACGAAGAAGCTGGTGTTCCGCACGGACGTGAACGGCGCCATGCGGCCCACGGTGTTCGACCACGCGTTCCTGTCGTCGCCCGAGTACGTGGAGCTGGTGGCCCTGCGGGATGCGTTCAAGTCCCTGGGGGATGCGCCGTACAAGGTGAAGGTGGATGCCGGGACGGTGACGGCGTACTCGGTGCAGGAGGTCCACGCGGCGCTGCGCAAGGACGCGCAGAAGGGCCTGGGCCTGCAGCGCTACAAGGGTCTGGGCGAGATGAACCCGGAGCAGCTCTGGGACACGACGATGAATCCCATCACGCGCACGCTGCTGCAGGTGCGGGTGGAGGACGCGGTGGAGAGCGACGAAATCTTCTCGCTGCTGATGGGCGAGGCGGTGGAGCCGCGACGCGAGTTCATCGAGCGCAACGCGCTGGACGTGCAGAACCTCGACATCTGA
- a CDS encoding response regulator produces the protein MTGPLLVVDDDADLREALEEVLRDAGYSVTGAINGKHALDVLGDMSALPALVLLDMMMPVLDGAGFARAMRQVPAWRDIPVLVFSASANARQVAEEIGACGHLRKPVDVDTLLDAVRRHQAA, from the coding sequence GTGACTGGGCCGTTGCTGGTGGTGGACGACGACGCGGACCTGCGCGAGGCACTGGAGGAGGTGCTGCGCGACGCGGGCTATTCGGTGACGGGGGCCATCAATGGCAAGCACGCGCTCGACGTCCTCGGTGACATGTCGGCGCTGCCCGCGCTCGTGCTGCTCGACATGATGATGCCCGTGCTGGATGGCGCGGGCTTCGCGCGGGCCATGCGCCAGGTGCCCGCATGGCGGGACATCCCCGTGCTCGTCTTCTCCGCGTCCGCCAACGCCCGCCAGGTGGCCGAGGAGATTGGCGCGTGTGGACATCTGCGCAAGCCGGTGGACGTGGACACGCTGCTGGACGCCGTTCGCAGACACCAGGCGGCCTGA
- a CDS encoding cation:proton antiporter domain-containing protein, translating to MHFNPLTLLITQLIVIIGVSRLIGRGARWLGQPLVIAEVVAGIVLGPSLLGWLAPDLMNSLFPASSMPVLKMLSQVGLVLFMFLIGLELDPRMLKGRGHASVAISHTSIVVPFILGAVAGALWLYKSLSDPSVPFSSFVLFMGVSMSITAFPVLARILTERGLLQSRIGAIAITCAAVDDVTAWCLLAFVVSIVRAASLAEAALTTAFAVGYIAFMLLAVRPFLARLGARVASREGLTQNVVAGTLLLLLASSLATELIGIHALFGAFLFGAVIPKEGGLAEALVEKLEDTAVVLLLPLFFAFSGLRTQIGLLNTPEAWMTCGVIILLACLGKFGGSAVAARLTGMRWREAGAVGVLMNTRGLMELIVLNLGLDLGVISPTLFTMMVIMALVTTFMTTPLLRLIYPMEEMARDKVELAPATAPGLTPYTMLMCVSHQQAGPSMATLAKALSGTEATQLHALHLVHPERVSLREAEPRAGASEESVEGEGALAPLLGRARGLGLSVRPLSFVSTEPAQDIRRTAEAKRADLVLLGWHKPLFSQTVLGGTVHEVMKDAAGGTVAVLVDRGLADVKRVLVPFIGSRHDRAALKLARRLMKQAGADITVLHVTSHENTHARAQVEELFPSAEGSGVRLKVVRHESPEDAVLEEIRQGGYDLMVVGMGAQWGLEDRVFGLHRERIIRDAPGSLLVVHESEPVADAVAAGQPVSPQTVASRS from the coding sequence ATGCATTTCAACCCGCTCACGCTGCTCATCACGCAGCTCATTGTCATCATCGGCGTGTCGAGGTTGATCGGCCGCGGAGCGCGCTGGTTGGGGCAGCCGCTGGTCATCGCGGAGGTGGTGGCGGGCATCGTGTTGGGGCCGTCGCTGTTGGGGTGGCTGGCGCCGGACCTGATGAACTCGCTGTTCCCGGCCAGCTCCATGCCCGTGCTCAAGATGTTGAGCCAGGTGGGCCTGGTGCTGTTCATGTTCCTCATCGGCCTGGAGCTGGACCCGAGGATGCTCAAGGGGCGCGGGCACGCGTCGGTGGCCATCAGCCACACGAGCATCGTCGTGCCCTTCATCCTGGGCGCGGTGGCGGGCGCGCTGTGGCTCTACAAGTCGCTGTCGGACCCGAGCGTGCCGTTCTCCTCGTTCGTGCTCTTCATGGGCGTGTCGATGAGCATCACGGCCTTCCCGGTGCTCGCGCGCATCCTCACGGAGCGCGGGCTCTTGCAGTCGCGCATCGGCGCCATCGCGATTACGTGCGCCGCGGTGGATGACGTCACGGCGTGGTGCCTGCTGGCCTTCGTGGTGTCCATCGTCCGCGCGGCGAGCCTGGCGGAGGCGGCGCTCACCACGGCGTTCGCGGTGGGCTACATCGCCTTCATGCTGCTGGCGGTGCGGCCGTTCCTCGCCCGGCTGGGCGCGCGGGTGGCCAGCCGCGAGGGGCTGACGCAGAACGTGGTGGCGGGCACGCTGCTGCTCTTGCTCGCGTCCTCGCTCGCCACGGAGCTCATTGGCATCCACGCGCTCTTCGGCGCGTTCCTCTTCGGCGCCGTCATCCCCAAGGAGGGCGGGCTGGCCGAGGCGCTGGTGGAGAAGCTGGAGGACACGGCGGTGGTGCTGCTCCTGCCCCTGTTCTTCGCCTTCAGCGGCCTGCGCACGCAGATTGGCCTGCTCAACACGCCCGAGGCCTGGATGACCTGCGGTGTCATCATCCTGCTGGCCTGCCTGGGCAAGTTCGGCGGCAGCGCGGTGGCGGCGCGGCTGACGGGCATGCGCTGGCGCGAGGCGGGCGCCGTCGGCGTCCTGATGAACACGCGCGGGTTGATGGAGCTCATCGTCCTCAACCTGGGCCTGGACCTGGGCGTCATCTCGCCCACGCTCTTCACCATGATGGTCATCATGGCGCTGGTGACCACGTTCATGACCACGCCGCTCTTGCGCCTCATCTACCCGATGGAGGAGATGGCGCGGGACAAGGTGGAGCTGGCGCCGGCCACGGCCCCGGGCCTGACGCCCTACACGATGCTGATGTGCGTCTCCCATCAGCAGGCCGGGCCGAGCATGGCCACGCTGGCCAAGGCGCTCTCCGGCACGGAGGCCACGCAGCTGCATGCCCTCCACCTGGTGCATCCGGAGCGGGTGTCCCTGCGCGAGGCCGAGCCGCGCGCTGGGGCGTCCGAGGAGTCGGTCGAGGGCGAGGGCGCGCTGGCGCCGCTGCTCGGACGGGCGAGGGGCCTGGGCCTGTCGGTGCGGCCGTTGTCCTTCGTGTCCACGGAGCCCGCGCAGGACATCCGCCGCACGGCGGAGGCCAAGCGCGCGGACCTGGTGCTGCTGGGCTGGCACAAGCCGCTGTTCAGCCAGACGGTGCTGGGCGGCACGGTGCACGAGGTGATGAAGGACGCGGCCGGCGGCACGGTGGCGGTGCTGGTGGACCGGGGCCTGGCCGACGTGAAGCGGGTGCTGGTGCCCTTCATCGGCAGCCGGCATGACCGGGCGGCGCTGAAGCTGGCGCGGCGGCTGATGAAGCAGGCGGGCGCGGACATCACCGTGCTGCACGTGACGTCCCACGAGAACACCCACGCGCGCGCGCAGGTGGAGGAGCTGTTCCCCTCGGCGGAGGGCTCCGGCGTGCGGCTGAAGGTGGTGCGGCACGAGTCCCCCGAGGACGCGGTGCTCGAGGAGATTCGTCAGGGGGGCTATGACCTGATGGTGGTGGGCATGGGCGCGCAGTGGGGCCTGGAGGACCGCGTCTTCGGGCTGCACCGCGAGCGCATCATCCGGGACGCGCCGGGCTCGCTGCTGGTGGTGCACGAGTCGGAGCCGGTCGCGGACGCGGTCGCCGCCGGGCAGCCCGTCTCCCCGCAGACGGTGGCCTCGAGGAGCTGA
- a CDS encoding ferritin-like domain-containing protein, with protein sequence MNSNPLLARRRVLQCLGLATGVHALGACADPLEYRPNQEVNPIERAREVGALNTLLAAEYALVDAYAQATSHLVAARDDSTRSPSEREQAVLALGMARAFQQHHVAHAALLARTMTDLGAVPVREDTLSYTPPAGFKPSVGNVLKLAANEERRSVIAFTRVLASLQTPDTRFVLASIQGIHAQHFAVLTALVEARLEMAPALDAARVVPRPFVASTEELGGGEGLGTEPDLAVGDAG encoded by the coding sequence ATGAACTCGAACCCGCTCCTCGCGCGCCGCCGCGTCCTGCAGTGCCTGGGCCTCGCCACGGGTGTCCACGCGCTCGGCGCCTGTGCCGACCCCCTGGAGTACCGGCCGAACCAGGAGGTGAACCCCATCGAGCGCGCCCGGGAGGTGGGCGCGCTCAACACGTTGCTCGCCGCCGAGTACGCGCTCGTCGACGCCTACGCCCAGGCCACCTCGCACCTGGTCGCCGCGCGCGATGACTCGACGCGCTCCCCGTCGGAAAGGGAGCAGGCGGTGCTCGCGCTCGGGATGGCGCGGGCCTTCCAGCAGCACCACGTCGCGCACGCGGCACTGCTCGCCCGGACGATGACGGACCTGGGCGCCGTCCCCGTGCGCGAGGACACGCTCTCCTACACGCCGCCCGCGGGCTTCAAGCCCTCCGTCGGCAACGTCCTGAAGCTGGCCGCCAACGAGGAGCGCCGCTCGGTCATCGCCTTCACGCGCGTGCTCGCGTCCCTCCAGACGCCGGACACGCGCTTCGTGCTCGCCTCCATCCAGGGCATCCACGCGCAGCACTTCGCGGTGCTCACGGCCCTGGTGGAAGCGCGCCTGGAGATGGCGCCCGCGCTCGACGCCGCGCGCGTGGTGCCCCGCCCCTTCGTCGCGTCCACCGAGGAGCTGGGCGGCGGCGAGGGCCTGGGCACGGAGCCCGACCTCGCCGTCGGGGACGCGGGCTGA